A window of the Pseudomonas gozinkensis genome harbors these coding sequences:
- a CDS encoding gamma-glutamylcyclotransferase, producing MSAIENAFLNLAYPPRLDLGPQLTHEQLLASMQSTMARHKGGPVWLFAYGSLIWRPECSAVERVRGRVHGYHRGLYLWSHEHRGTPEMPGLVFGLDRGGSCSGFAYRLPEDNLDSALYALWKREMPFPSYRPHWLNCRLEDGSQVQALGFVLERHLPSYAGNLPDHVLSQVFESACGRYGTTRDYVEQTAHALRSHAMPDRNLEARLKRCKSKADQATASRL from the coding sequence ATGAGCGCCATTGAAAACGCTTTTCTGAACCTGGCTTACCCTCCGCGGCTCGATCTTGGGCCGCAGCTGACGCACGAACAACTTCTCGCTTCCATGCAGTCGACCATGGCGCGCCACAAGGGCGGGCCGGTGTGGCTGTTCGCCTACGGTTCGCTGATCTGGCGGCCGGAATGCTCCGCCGTCGAGCGAGTGCGCGGACGCGTGCATGGCTACCATCGTGGCTTGTATCTGTGGTCCCACGAGCACCGCGGCACGCCGGAAATGCCCGGTCTGGTCTTCGGTCTGGATCGCGGCGGTTCATGCAGCGGCTTCGCCTACCGGTTGCCGGAAGACAATCTGGACAGCGCGCTGTATGCGCTGTGGAAACGCGAGATGCCGTTCCCGTCCTATCGGCCACACTGGCTCAACTGCCGACTCGAAGATGGCAGCCAGGTTCAGGCGCTGGGATTCGTATTGGAGCGACACCTGCCCAGCTATGCCGGCAACTTGCCGGATCATGTGCTGAGCCAGGTGTTCGAAAGCGCTTGCGGGCGGTACGGCACGACTCGCGATTATGTCGAGCAGACCGCCCACGCTCTGCGCAGCCACGCCATGCCAGACCGGAATCTGGAGGCGCGGCTCAAGCGCTGTAAGTCAAAGGCCGATCAGGCGACTGCTTCGCGGCTCTGA